Proteins from one Bacillota bacterium LX-D genomic window:
- a CDS encoding GtrA family protein, which produces MKRLLNISAYLVFGVLTTVINIVSYKICLDLNLDYRVSAFLAFILAVAFAFVTNRKYVFVGQASIWQEAAAFLGVRILTFLVNLVGLIFLVQFLQIDKFISQILINVVIIVLNYVLSKYFVFNLKSISNYFKSRAV; this is translated from the coding sequence GTGAAAAGACTACTAAATATATCTGCTTATTTGGTTTTTGGAGTTTTAACCACGGTGATTAATATTGTGTCTTACAAAATTTGCTTGGACCTTAATTTGGATTATAGAGTAAGTGCCTTTCTGGCATTCATTTTGGCAGTTGCTTTTGCTTTTGTGACTAACCGCAAGTATGTTTTTGTGGGCCAAGCTTCTATTTGGCAGGAAGCAGCAGCATTTTTGGGAGTGCGGATTTTAACTTTTCTAGTGAATTTAGTTGGCTTGATTTTTCTAGTACAGTTTCTGCAAATAGATAAATTCATTAGTCAAATTCTGATTAATGTTGTTATCATAGTTTTAAACTATGTACTGAGCAAATATTTTGTTTTTAATCTGAAAAGTATAAGCAATTATTTCAAGTCGAGAGCGGTGTAA
- a CDS encoding S41 family peptidase: protein MDKYFVKLSRFLVCFVLCFAYFAVFTPNWAQAAGKGENQQQILQEVKEHILKSFVTPVDASKLNQDNVEDMVKSLNDPYSVYFSPEDYSNFIQQTEQEFTGVGMQVELKDKYATVVLPLKNSPAERAGIKANDRILEINGENVVGKTLDYVVGLIRGEAGTVVDIKIARDGEKEPLIFTLTREVIAMDVVETKMIDQQIGYLQLTTFSTNAGEEFEEGIKKLKSQGMKALIFDLRGNPGGYLNSGLDVAAMFVRKNHILLTIVDRNNHKRSFKSLTKPLGIPTIVLVDGGTASASEIVSGAIQDEGAGRLVGTKTYGKACVQTVFQLSNGGALKLTTANYLTPKGREINKIGLKPDYVVEGEEAQLTKAVELLKQQLKSAASSISSNKVILSLQENRFIIGDQKVALKPKPYLQHGVTMVPVQGLAQALNGQVSWQKQNNQIVFRTGTKVVNFAVDKEKAVDSSYRVKMTAPVKIAQGKAYIALRYAAKFLGYTVSYDKTNQEIMLVK from the coding sequence TTGGATAAATATTTTGTAAAATTAAGTCGTTTCCTAGTTTGCTTTGTTCTCTGTTTTGCTTATTTTGCTGTTTTTACACCTAACTGGGCCCAGGCTGCTGGGAAGGGGGAAAACCAACAGCAGATTTTGCAAGAAGTGAAAGAACATATTTTGAAAAGCTTTGTTACTCCTGTAGATGCAAGTAAGCTGAACCAAGATAACGTGGAGGACATGGTTAAGAGCCTAAATGATCCTTACAGTGTTTATTTTTCACCGGAGGATTACAGCAATTTTATTCAACAAACCGAACAGGAATTTACTGGTGTAGGAATGCAAGTTGAGTTGAAGGATAAATATGCTACTGTTGTTTTGCCTCTAAAAAATTCTCCTGCAGAGCGAGCCGGAATTAAAGCCAATGACCGTATTTTGGAAATAAATGGGGAAAATGTAGTAGGAAAAACTTTAGATTATGTGGTAGGCCTGATTCGGGGAGAAGCAGGCACTGTTGTGGATATAAAAATTGCTAGAGATGGAGAAAAAGAACCTTTAATTTTTACCTTAACTAGAGAAGTTATTGCTATGGATGTAGTAGAAACAAAAATGATTGATCAGCAAATAGGTTATTTGCAGCTGACAACTTTCTCCACTAATGCGGGAGAGGAGTTTGAGGAAGGAATTAAAAAGCTTAAATCCCAAGGCATGAAAGCCCTAATTTTTGACTTGAGAGGCAATCCGGGAGGCTATTTAAATTCGGGACTAGATGTGGCAGCAATGTTTGTCCGGAAGAATCATATACTTTTAACTATAGTAGATAGGAATAATCATAAACGCAGCTTCAAATCCCTGACCAAACCTTTGGGAATTCCTACAATTGTCTTAGTAGACGGAGGAACTGCCAGCGCTTCCGAAATTGTTTCAGGTGCTATTCAAGACGAGGGGGCAGGCAGATTAGTAGGTACCAAAACCTATGGCAAAGCTTGTGTCCAGACAGTTTTTCAATTAAGTAACGGAGGCGCCTTAAAACTTACTACAGCTAATTACTTAACTCCCAAGGGCAGGGAAATAAATAAAATAGGATTAAAACCTGACTATGTTGTGGAAGGTGAAGAGGCCCAGCTAACCAAAGCAGTAGAATTGCTGAAACAGCAGTTAAAAAGTGCAGCTTCCAGCATTTCATCAAATAAAGTCATACTTAGTTTGCAAGAGAACCGGTTTATAATTGGGGACCAAAAAGTTGCTTTGAAACCTAAACCGTACCTACAGCACGGTGTAACTATGGTCCCTGTGCAAGGCTTAGCCCAGGCATTAAATGGGCAAGTCTCCTGGCAAAAACAAAATAATCAAATCGTTTTTAGAACAGGAACTAAGGTAGTTAATTTTGCTGTAGATAAGGAAAAAGCTGTGGACAGCAGTTATCGAGTAAAAATGACGGCTCCGGTAAAAATTGCCCAAGGCAAAGCTTATATCGCTTTACGCTATGCAGCTAAGTTTTTAGGCTATACAGTCAGCTACGATAAAACAAATCAAGAAATAATGTTAGTTAAATAA
- a CDS encoding S8 family serine peptidase yields the protein MKQIRRYALVILLIHIFCVVLSPKAYAFSDVGETNWASQGIDYANAKDIVKGYGDGRFMPYEAVTRSEFAVMLIKALNMKYSVQAVHGSAKLFRDVPGNHWAKDYIQLAWELGIVSGYADGTFRPDQKIRRDEMVSTLVRALRYIGQGEKNVQFKDLGQIPAWSKDSVLLAARWGLVGGFADGTFRASSPVTRAQAAVFINNFLDQRKSRFDYYGLVKKVQLTTKTMDVELQKETTTFTYSGQTVAYRQGKKISLQELRDLAPCNALFVLTATGEVGYLEVVEQKVPENLTLTYGFQEKTVARKSVDSAASKNGGKLSLDDDSLQIVKNELPVTAVQAGKSLNITKNVMGVSKFADDLKVDGRGQTIAIIDSGVDPLHPDLQKTTHGEEKIVDFIDLSKEGEIDTKASVGKGQSITFNQKNYLLGTIPTQSGIYHYGFLQEGQIDLDINFDGQKDENFLVVVTDRVTKGKYDTVYVDTNGNGSLIDEPPSQVYSQSHGKLSFKSAKVGSKFGFVVSGIASTGQKVNLGFDANGHGTQVAGVAAANGTLQGVAPGAKLLIIKVLDKQGETDWDMLEEAVRVAAAKKANIVNLSLGYYQDNTFGNNTLTYLIDNYSKQNNMFFIAAAGNKGPGIGSLATPGNAKGAIGVGAYISPEMWESDYGWNVEKESLWYFSSMGPRQDGMVVPTIVAPGSAISCYPTWSGTPYKLAEGTSIAAPHVAGAAALLLTGANQKGLKVSPDLMKKALANGAKKLSGFNEAEEGYGLISINQTWKNLAKFDFQSTLASHTWNKQLGIGEGLYAREYLPRQVPFLVKNTAPKDQVVFWSSTADWLKPWFKMTSMPKGSQRELPVDYELPDQPGIYTAFLNGRFLSSPGPEVSMLTTVIKPSLLNEDNNYRVDYNGILGAAQFERYFFKVPEGTGSLEALLNVPEDAVGLHGQVRMHLIKPDGQEYAMSEFAGKGFDGSNAKEWVAETVPNPDAGTWEVVVYSSPALEQWGLRESCYKLKIQLFDVEQGGSVPQNFPYLVGVVSRKIEPNKPNYISISVRDKKKKTPIDDVMLEINGQMYRVKKGWVTFTTIPQSTNLELDVKI from the coding sequence GTGAAACAAATAAGGCGTTATGCATTGGTGATTCTATTAATTCATATTTTCTGTGTTGTCCTATCACCAAAGGCATACGCCTTTTCTGATGTTGGAGAGACAAACTGGGCTAGTCAAGGAATAGATTATGCCAATGCGAAGGATATTGTTAAGGGATATGGGGACGGCAGATTTATGCCTTACGAAGCAGTAACTAGAAGTGAATTTGCCGTCATGTTAATTAAAGCCTTAAATATGAAATATAGCGTCCAAGCTGTCCATGGTTCCGCTAAATTATTTCGTGACGTTCCCGGCAATCATTGGGCCAAGGATTATATCCAGTTAGCCTGGGAGCTGGGAATAGTCAGCGGTTATGCTGATGGTACTTTCCGACCGGATCAAAAAATTCGTCGGGATGAAATGGTCTCTACCCTAGTTAGGGCACTGCGCTATATTGGGCAGGGAGAGAAGAATGTTCAGTTTAAGGATTTAGGGCAAATTCCAGCCTGGTCCAAAGACAGCGTTCTTTTGGCTGCTCGGTGGGGATTGGTAGGAGGTTTTGCCGATGGTACCTTTCGTGCTTCCTCCCCTGTGACCAGGGCTCAGGCAGCTGTCTTTATTAACAATTTTTTAGATCAGAGAAAGAGCCGTTTTGACTATTATGGCCTAGTGAAAAAAGTCCAATTAACTACCAAAACCATGGATGTGGAGCTGCAAAAGGAAACAACAACTTTCACCTATTCAGGACAAACAGTGGCTTACCGCCAAGGGAAAAAAATATCCCTTCAGGAGTTAAGGGACTTGGCTCCTTGTAATGCTTTATTTGTCCTAACAGCTACAGGGGAAGTTGGTTATTTAGAAGTGGTGGAACAAAAGGTTCCGGAAAATTTAACTTTAACTTACGGTTTCCAGGAAAAAACAGTTGCCCGGAAGAGTGTCGATTCTGCAGCTTCTAAAAATGGAGGAAAACTAAGTTTAGATGATGATTCTTTGCAAATCGTCAAGAATGAGCTGCCTGTTACAGCTGTCCAAGCTGGCAAGAGTTTAAATATTACGAAAAATGTAATGGGGGTCAGTAAATTTGCGGATGATCTGAAAGTAGATGGCCGCGGACAAACTATTGCTATTATCGACAGCGGAGTAGACCCGCTGCATCCCGATTTGCAGAAGACAACTCACGGAGAGGAAAAGATTGTTGACTTTATCGATCTTTCCAAAGAGGGAGAAATTGATACAAAAGCTTCGGTTGGTAAGGGGCAAAGTATCACTTTTAACCAAAAAAATTATCTACTAGGCACCATTCCAACCCAAAGCGGCATTTATCATTATGGCTTTTTGCAGGAAGGACAAATCGATCTAGATATAAATTTTGATGGACAAAAAGATGAGAATTTTTTGGTTGTAGTTACAGATCGGGTGACTAAAGGCAAATATGATACTGTTTATGTAGATACTAATGGCAACGGCAGTTTAATCGATGAACCCCCTTCCCAAGTTTATAGCCAAAGCCATGGGAAATTAAGCTTTAAGTCAGCTAAAGTTGGCTCTAAATTTGGTTTTGTAGTTAGTGGAATTGCAAGTACGGGACAAAAAGTCAACCTAGGTTTTGATGCCAATGGACATGGGACACAAGTTGCAGGAGTGGCTGCAGCCAATGGTACTTTGCAAGGAGTTGCCCCAGGGGCCAAACTTCTTATCATTAAGGTTTTGGATAAACAGGGTGAAACTGATTGGGACATGCTGGAAGAGGCAGTACGGGTTGCGGCTGCGAAAAAAGCAAATATTGTTAACCTTAGCTTAGGCTATTATCAAGATAATACTTTTGGCAATAACACTTTAACTTATTTGATTGACAACTATAGTAAGCAAAATAATATGTTCTTTATTGCTGCGGCAGGCAATAAAGGGCCAGGCATAGGTTCTTTGGCTACGCCGGGAAATGCCAAAGGAGCTATAGGGGTAGGTGCATATATTTCCCCTGAAATGTGGGAAAGTGATTATGGTTGGAATGTGGAGAAAGAGAGCCTGTGGTATTTCAGCTCTATGGGGCCCCGCCAAGATGGAATGGTGGTGCCTACTATTGTGGCACCAGGCAGTGCTATTTCCTGCTATCCAACCTGGTCGGGAACTCCATATAAGTTGGCTGAAGGTACAAGCATTGCTGCTCCTCATGTTGCCGGAGCTGCTGCTTTACTTTTAACAGGAGCTAATCAAAAGGGGCTGAAAGTAAGCCCGGATCTAATGAAGAAAGCTTTAGCCAATGGGGCTAAAAAGCTCAGCGGTTTTAATGAAGCTGAAGAAGGCTATGGCTTAATCAGTATAAATCAAACTTGGAAGAATTTAGCTAAGTTTGATTTCCAGTCGACTTTAGCCAGCCACACTTGGAACAAGCAGTTAGGCATAGGTGAGGGCTTATATGCTCGGGAATACTTGCCGAGGCAGGTGCCCTTCCTAGTTAAAAATACAGCACCAAAGGATCAGGTAGTTTTTTGGAGCAGTACAGCAGATTGGTTAAAACCCTGGTTTAAAATGACTTCTATGCCGAAAGGATCCCAAAGAGAATTGCCTGTAGATTATGAATTGCCTGATCAACCGGGGATTTATACAGCATTTTTAAATGGCCGGTTTTTATCTTCTCCTGGGCCCGAGGTATCTATGCTGACTACGGTGATTAAGCCATCCTTGTTAAATGAAGACAATAATTACAGGGTGGACTACAATGGAATTTTAGGAGCGGCTCAGTTTGAAAGATACTTTTTTAAAGTGCCGGAAGGGACAGGCAGTCTTGAGGCTCTTTTAAATGTACCGGAAGATGCTGTCGGTTTACATGGGCAGGTGCGCATGCATCTAATCAAACCTGATGGACAAGAATATGCCATGAGCGAATTTGCCGGAAAAGGATTTGATGGCAGTAATGCCAAGGAATGGGTAGCGGAAACTGTGCCCAATCCGGATGCGGGTACCTGGGAGGTAGTTGTCTACAGCTCTCCTGCATTGGAACAATGGGGGTTAAGGGAGTCCTGCTATAAGTTAAAGATACAGCTTTTTGATGTGGAACAAGGGGGAAGTGTTCCGCAGAATTTTCCTTATTTAGTAGGGGTTGTATCCCGGAAAATTGAGCCCAATAAACCTAACTATATTAGCATTTCTGTGCGGGATAAAAAGAAAAAGACACCTATTGATGATGTAATGCTGGAAATTAACGGCCAAATGTATCGAGTTAAAAAAGGCTGGGTGACATTTACCACAATACCTCAAAGTACAAATTTAGAGTTAGATGTGAAAATTTAA
- a CDS encoding DUF2922 domain-containing protein has product MAKKLELVFQNAKGSKVTLSLPDPKDGLTPAEVQTAMETIIAKNIFETTGGDLTSIAGARIISTDTTEIIA; this is encoded by the coding sequence ATGGCTAAAAAGCTAGAATTAGTCTTTCAAAATGCTAAGGGAAGTAAGGTAACACTTTCTCTGCCGGATCCCAAAGATGGGTTGACCCCTGCTGAAGTACAGACAGCTATGGAAACGATTATTGCAAAAAATATTTTTGAAACTACAGGAGGAGATTTAACCAGTATTGCCGGGGCCCGCATTATATCTACGGATACTACGGAGATTATTGCCTAA
- a CDS encoding TolC family protein, whose amino-acid sequence MKKKRQIALLLVSLFLMSIMLSGAAVAESGQMQLTLDQALDLAVKNNHQMELDKLSVEKAKLQLEEAKYSAKKYKDEYLTTLDLAKLKYVVPISAEMNLLIAENKARVSTDSLKLEVEKNYYEMLKQQAALKNAQTALTRANEQLKLTQSKYKAGVAAQSDVIADEVKVANQEAAVFQAQNSYDKAKVAMAKSLGLSLDTSFEPVTKFTYNPAKIDLAAEIERGLKNNVEVIAAQETIKVAEATFEQTKKYYPSIVFAYRQAEFDVANSKAQYTNTKANAELKIRQAYFDMLSAEKAYKTLETSLKNAQETYRVAALRYKAGVATRIEMEMAADSLHKQEDAVMEALYTYNLAAAQFRYGLFF is encoded by the coding sequence GTGAAGAAAAAAAGACAAATCGCTTTATTGCTTGTTTCCTTATTTCTCATGAGCATTATGCTCTCAGGCGCTGCAGTTGCCGAAAGTGGTCAAATGCAGCTGACTTTAGATCAAGCTTTGGATTTGGCTGTAAAAAATAACCACCAAATGGAACTTGATAAGTTAAGTGTTGAGAAAGCAAAACTTCAACTGGAAGAGGCCAAGTACTCTGCCAAAAAATATAAAGACGAGTATTTAACAACTTTGGATTTAGCAAAGTTAAAGTATGTAGTCCCAATCAGTGCTGAAATGAATTTGCTCATTGCTGAAAATAAGGCTCGGGTTAGTACCGATAGTTTAAAGCTGGAAGTTGAAAAAAATTATTATGAAATGTTGAAACAGCAGGCGGCTTTGAAAAATGCCCAGACTGCTTTAACTAGGGCTAATGAACAATTAAAGCTGACTCAAAGCAAATATAAAGCAGGGGTAGCTGCCCAAAGCGATGTGATAGCAGATGAGGTGAAAGTAGCTAATCAGGAAGCGGCTGTTTTTCAGGCTCAAAACAGTTACGACAAAGCTAAAGTTGCTATGGCTAAATCTTTGGGGCTTAGCTTAGATACTTCCTTTGAGCCGGTTACTAAATTTACATATAATCCGGCTAAAATTGATTTAGCTGCGGAAATTGAACGGGGTTTAAAAAACAATGTGGAAGTCATCGCTGCCCAGGAAACTATTAAAGTAGCTGAGGCAACTTTTGAACAAACTAAAAAATACTATCCTTCCATTGTTTTTGCTTACCGGCAGGCCGAGTTCGATGTAGCTAACAGCAAAGCCCAATACACCAATACTAAAGCGAATGCGGAATTGAAAATCCGTCAGGCTTATTTTGATATGTTGTCTGCAGAAAAAGCATATAAAACTTTGGAAACTAGTTTAAAAAATGCCCAGGAAACTTACCGAGTGGCAGCTTTAAGATATAAGGCCGGTGTAGCTACTAGAATTGAAATGGAAATGGCCGCCGATAGTTTACATAAACAAGAGGATGCAGTAATGGAAGCACTGTATACTTATAATTTAGCGGCAGCTCAATTCCGATATGGACTTTTTTTCTAA
- a CDS encoding glycosyltransferase family 39 protein: MKKSLLLILGVAFVLRILWILNVPTAPVYDFLKYHQGALSIAQGLGYKLYGLPTAFEPIGYPGFLALLYKIFGPYLIVPKVVNVFMSLGIIYLGYVLGRELFHRGVGLLAALMLALSPRNITYTSVLSTEIFFTFFLLLSLVITLKYTSAKWSGPILGILAGILALTKPFMLLFPGVIFLLLLVRKMSFLASCKKTLWVTLFVILTICPWTIRNYYVFHRFIPISTNGGITIYLNNNPYAQGHWQDPFKLPNSPLAKYQNPKTGFWDELAVDKVGKELAGKWILENPGDFIKLGLKKWYYIYNDAWDVSYSVDKLTNGKPLENRWWVYRTARQAYKFLAYSLLLYALFFCRMLFTGKGIGLRSHWPLLLPIMFFSGLYFIFEGQPRYIFPLLPMLILMSSWGIISFFRFLALKFSLKSKTS; this comes from the coding sequence ATGAAGAAAAGTTTATTATTAATTTTAGGAGTAGCTTTTGTACTGAGAATCCTTTGGATCCTTAATGTGCCCACTGCTCCGGTTTACGACTTTTTAAAATACCACCAGGGAGCTTTGTCTATCGCCCAAGGGTTAGGTTATAAACTCTATGGTTTGCCCACGGCTTTTGAGCCTATTGGTTATCCCGGCTTTTTAGCACTCCTTTATAAAATATTTGGCCCTTATTTAATAGTGCCGAAAGTAGTTAATGTTTTCATGTCCCTAGGCATAATTTACCTAGGGTACGTTTTAGGCAGAGAACTTTTTCACAGGGGGGTAGGTCTTCTTGCCGCCCTGATGCTGGCTTTATCCCCTCGCAACATTACTTATACAAGCGTTTTAAGTACGGAAATATTTTTTACTTTTTTCCTGCTCTTAAGTTTAGTTATTACATTAAAATATACTTCTGCCAAATGGAGTGGCCCTATCCTGGGGATCTTAGCGGGGATCTTAGCCTTAACTAAACCTTTTATGCTGCTTTTCCCAGGAGTTATCTTTCTGCTGCTTCTGGTTCGGAAGATGAGCTTTTTAGCCTCCTGCAAAAAAACTTTATGGGTTACTCTTTTTGTTATCCTAACTATTTGCCCCTGGACTATTAGAAACTATTACGTTTTTCACCGTTTTATTCCTATTTCTACCAATGGAGGCATAACTATTTATTTGAATAATAATCCTTATGCCCAAGGACACTGGCAGGATCCCTTTAAACTGCCGAACAGCCCTTTAGCTAAGTATCAAAATCCTAAGACAGGTTTTTGGGATGAGCTGGCTGTAGATAAGGTAGGTAAAGAGCTGGCCGGGAAATGGATTTTAGAAAACCCGGGAGACTTTATTAAGCTGGGCTTAAAAAAATGGTATTACATTTATAACGATGCCTGGGACGTGAGCTACAGCGTAGACAAGCTGACTAACGGCAAACCCCTCGAGAACCGTTGGTGGGTTTATCGAACAGCCCGCCAGGCTTATAAGTTTTTGGCATACTCTTTGCTCCTCTATGCCTTGTTTTTCTGCAGAATGCTTTTTACCGGCAAAGGCATTGGCCTTAGGAGCCACTGGCCCTTGCTTTTACCAATCATGTTTTTTTCCGGCCTTTATTTTATTTTCGAAGGCCAGCCTAGATACATTTTCCCCTTACTGCCCATGTTAATTTTAATGTCATCCTGGGGAATAATAAGCTTCTTTAGGTTCCTTGCCTTAAAATTTAGCTTGAAGAGTAAAACCTCCTAA
- a CDS encoding Ig-like domain-containing protein, whose translation MGLELKSIGKKFCAALVTLGMVSTIVCAAPAASYASSPEISSCDPENRDTDIPVDTDITIRFSKSMKASTLEDEDNIYLVKDGSSRHVECDYDYNSSTRTVTITPHDDLQEDTKYYIYVTNDVEDSDGNAFEGDGWYFTTEENSDSDSEYIEDRDPDDGDDDVPVDTKITFYFTEDMDENTVEDTDNIYLRKSGSSRDIDIDISYSTSSNKVTITPDEDLDEDESYIVYVTDDVKTEDGDRIDSESWEFTTEANSNDESNVEISSTDPDANDTDVQVDAPITIKFDGKLRSSTVTTDNIYLRKSNSNSDIDCNISYNSSTKTVILSPKYDLDENTTYTVYVTDDVQDEDRNNLDSYSWKFTTESAETDAEVYLKSPLPGSTSAPISGGNFYAIFSNGLEESTVNESNVYLTKKSTPTVLIPVKVSYTSSSYTIHITPVSNLEYNTEYTIYLSSFIQDENGKYIEPVNWSFKTVTNPNPPSTTPSTNTGTKPSTGSTGTTVTVKPGNSKTTTIIVNGKTLTLTDAAPYTKNQRTMVPFRALLEALGATVQYDTSTPKQPKIICKLNTTQIVLKINQKTAMVNNQTKTLDVAPEIVKSRAMIPLRFVSESLGATVVWNKTANTITITK comes from the coding sequence ATGGGTTTAGAATTAAAGAGTATTGGAAAGAAATTTTGTGCCGCATTAGTGACTTTAGGCATGGTGTCCACAATCGTTTGTGCCGCACCAGCTGCTTCTTATGCCAGCAGTCCTGAAATTTCATCTTGTGATCCGGAAAATAGGGATACAGATATACCGGTAGATACAGATATTACTATTAGATTTTCCAAAAGTATGAAGGCATCCACTTTGGAAGATGAAGACAATATTTATTTAGTTAAAGATGGTTCCAGCAGACATGTGGAGTGTGATTATGACTACAATAGTTCCACCCGTACGGTTACCATTACGCCTCATGATGACCTGCAGGAAGATACCAAATACTACATTTACGTTACAAATGATGTAGAAGATTCCGACGGAAATGCATTTGAGGGCGATGGCTGGTACTTTACTACAGAAGAAAATTCGGATTCAGATTCCGAATATATTGAAGATCGGGATCCAGACGATGGGGATGATGATGTCCCAGTAGACACTAAAATCACTTTTTACTTCACCGAAGATATGGATGAAAATACAGTAGAAGATACGGACAATATTTATTTACGGAAATCAGGCTCCAGCAGGGATATTGACATTGATATTAGTTATAGCACCTCATCAAATAAAGTAACTATTACTCCCGATGAGGATTTAGATGAAGATGAAAGTTATATAGTTTATGTTACCGATGACGTGAAAACAGAAGATGGAGACCGCATCGATAGCGAGAGCTGGGAATTCACAACAGAAGCAAATTCTAATGATGAAAGCAATGTAGAAATATCCAGTACAGACCCTGATGCTAATGATACAGATGTCCAAGTTGATGCGCCTATTACCATTAAATTTGATGGGAAACTGCGTTCCAGCACTGTGACTACCGATAACATTTATCTGCGCAAATCCAATTCAAACTCCGATATAGATTGTAATATTAGTTACAACAGCTCTACTAAAACAGTAATTTTATCTCCTAAATACGATTTAGACGAGAATACTACTTATACAGTCTATGTAACAGATGATGTCCAAGATGAAGATAGGAACAATTTGGACTCATACAGCTGGAAATTTACAACTGAATCTGCGGAAACAGATGCTGAAGTTTATCTAAAAAGTCCTTTACCGGGCAGCACAAGTGCACCTATTTCAGGAGGAAACTTTTATGCCATATTCTCCAATGGCTTAGAGGAAAGTACAGTTAATGAAAGCAACGTTTATTTAACGAAAAAAAGTACTCCAACTGTCTTAATACCTGTTAAGGTCAGCTACACCAGCAGTTCCTATACTATCCATATTACACCGGTAAGTAATTTGGAATATAACACTGAATATACCATCTATTTATCTTCTTTCATCCAAGATGAAAATGGCAAATATATTGAACCAGTTAATTGGAGCTTTAAAACCGTAACTAATCCTAATCCGCCAAGTACCACTCCAAGTACTAACACTGGCACTAAACCAAGTACTGGTTCAACGGGAACAACCGTAACTGTAAAACCAGGTAATTCCAAAACTACAACAATTATCGTTAACGGAAAAACCTTAACCTTGACTGATGCTGCACCTTATACTAAGAATCAAAGAACTATGGTGCCCTTCCGGGCTCTCTTAGAAGCTTTAGGCGCCACCGTCCAATATGATACCAGCACACCAAAGCAGCCAAAAATTATCTGCAAATTAAACACAACGCAAATTGTGCTGAAAATAAATCAAAAAACTGCTATGGTTAATAACCAAACTAAAACCTTAGATGTGGCTCCGGAAATCGTCAAAAGCAGAGCCATGATTCCATTGCGGTTTGTCAGCGAATCCCTGGGAGCTACTGTAGTTTGGAATAAAACAGCTAATACTATTACAATTACGAAATAA
- a CDS encoding glycosyltransferase family 2 protein: MSQRIFLSVVIPAYNEEKRLPKTLQKISSFLQGKDYAYEILVVNDGSKDGTKQVAEDFQKKDLNIRVIDNPQNMGKGYAVRNGMLQARGQYFLFTDSDLSTPIEELDKFWSKFQEGYQVVIGSRALKNSVIKVSQPFYRVLMGKTFNVIVRFLFWTRIKDTQCGFKCFTQEAAQAVFPKQQIWGFGFDVEVLFIARKLGYKICEYPVEWVNSPDTRVSALKDSLKMFWELLKIRSSLRKIKKH, translated from the coding sequence GTGTCCCAAAGAATATTTTTATCTGTAGTTATTCCTGCCTATAATGAAGAAAAACGTTTGCCTAAAACGTTACAAAAAATCAGTTCTTTTTTACAGGGTAAGGATTATGCTTACGAAATCCTGGTAGTCAACGACGGCAGCAAAGATGGAACTAAGCAGGTCGCCGAAGATTTTCAAAAAAAAGATCTTAATATACGAGTTATTGATAACCCCCAAAATATGGGTAAAGGATATGCTGTCCGTAATGGTATGCTGCAGGCCCGGGGGCAGTATTTCCTTTTTACCGATAGTGACTTATCAACTCCCATTGAGGAACTGGACAAGTTTTGGTCTAAGTTTCAGGAAGGATACCAAGTTGTTATTGGGTCCCGCGCCTTAAAAAATTCAGTAATTAAAGTTAGCCAGCCCTTTTACCGGGTGCTTATGGGAAAGACTTTTAATGTCATCGTAAGGTTCCTTTTTTGGACAAGGATTAAAGATACCCAATGCGGTTTTAAATGCTTTACCCAAGAGGCAGCCCAAGCAGTATTTCCGAAGCAGCAGATTTGGGGCTTTGGTTTTGATGTAGAAGTTTTGTTTATTGCCCGGAAGCTAGGTTACAAAATTTGCGAGTACCCTGTAGAGTGGGTCAATTCTCCTGATACTAGGGTCAGTGCCTTAAAAGATTCTCTCAAAATGTTTTGGGAACTTTTAAAAATTCGCTCTTCCTTACGTAAAATCAAAAAACATTAG
- a CDS encoding DUF1659 domain-containing protein — MAVVATPVQSVLRIVVENGVDGKGNTILKNITFSKVKTAATDQDVFDTAQALAGLQQRMVQSIHRIGTNDLAES, encoded by the coding sequence ATGGCAGTTGTAGCAACTCCTGTTCAATCGGTTTTACGTATTGTAGTGGAAAACGGTGTAGATGGGAAAGGGAACACAATTTTAAAAAACATTACTTTCAGCAAAGTTAAAACAGCAGCAACAGACCAGGATGTTTTTGATACGGCCCAAGCCCTAGCCGGTTTACAGCAGCGGATGGTTCAGTCTATTCACCGCATTGGCACTAATGATTTAGCTGAAAGCTAA
- a CDS encoding YvrJ family protein, giving the protein MDTLLAQFANYGFPMVVAAYLLVRVEKKLDDLTTAITELQQAIKVLP; this is encoded by the coding sequence GTGGATACGCTGTTAGCCCAATTCGCTAATTATGGCTTTCCCATGGTGGTGGCAGCATATTTGTTAGTCCGGGTGGAAAAAAAGTTAGATGATTTAACAACAGCTATTACAGAGCTCCAACAGGCCATTAAGGTTCTTCCTTGA